One window from the genome of Oryza glaberrima chromosome 3, OglaRS2, whole genome shotgun sequence encodes:
- the LOC127765221 gene encoding FCS-Like Zinc finger 14-like produces the protein MVEKASAVARKLDVSVGRCSTSPYGSGGLPSPTSPLDRAALHAPSPRGVWRHRDAGGVGLGILAALEAQEEEEARKPAVSAVAIAASASASSSAAATTTRRRAARLEVSELGCSGRCATSLCGSGAGAAAFRVAEFLACCDLCRRPLDGKDIFMYRGERAFCSMECRYHAIVSDEFQQEKDRKRRAAAAAAAAPRDIPSKVSAAPSTAAAEIAGSPCSGGGQIFFTTGIVAA, from the coding sequence ATGGTGGAGAAGGCCAGCGCCGTGGCGCGCAAGCTCGACGTCTCCGTCGGCCGCTGCTCGACGTCCCCGTACGGGAGCGGCGGTCTcccgtcgccgacgagcccgCTCGACCGCGCGGCGCTtcacgcgccgtcgccgcgcggcgTGTGGCGGCACCGCGACGCGGGCGGGGTCGGGCTCGGCATCCTGGCGGCGCTCGAggcgcaggaggaggaggaggcgcggaagCCCGCGGTgtccgccgtcgccatcgcggcgtcggcgtcggcatcgtcctccgcggccgccaccaccacccggcgccgcgccgcgaggCTGGAGGTCTCGGAGCTCGGGTGCAGCGGGCGGTGCGCCACCAGCCTGtgcggctccggcgccggcgcggcggcgttccGGGTGGCGGAGTTCCTGGCGTGCTGCGACCTCTGCCGGCGGCCGCTCGACGGCAAGGACATCTTCATGTACAGAGGGGAGCGCGCCTTCTGCAGCATGGAGTGCCGCTACCACGCCATCGTCAGCGACGAGTTCCAACAGGAGAAGGACCGgaagcgccgcgccgccgccgccgccgccgccgccccgaggGATATCCCCAGCAAGGTCTCCGCCGCCCCATcaaccgcggcggcggagatcgccggatcgccgtgctccggcggcggccagaTCTTCTTCACCACCGGAATCGTAGCCGCCTGA